The Mesorhizobium sp. AR10 genome includes the window ATGGGCATACTGCGCCTCACGCTGCTGTTCGGCTCAGCCGCGGTGGCGCTGGCCCTGATCGCTACCCCCTTGCTCGACAGCCAGATGCGGTCGCAATCCAGCCGCGACGGTCTTGACACGATGAGCACCGGCTCGATCGGCCATCGCGACACCTATACGCTGCGCAGAAGCGTGCTGCAGCCGCAGCCCAGTTCGATCTGCGTGATACGCGCCAACGGCACGCGCAGCGGCGATTGCTGAAGACAAAGTCAACAAAGCCTTAGTCCATTTTTAACGAAGGCCTTGTTTCACCGCCCGTTAAGCTTGTGCCGTTAACCTTTCTTAATTGGTCGACGCTATGGTCCTGGCATGAGGGATCGACGATCATGAAACCACTGCTGCAACGATTCTTGGAAGACGAAACAGGCGCCACGGCCATCGAATACGGCCTTATCGTCGCCGTGCTGTCGCTTGCCATCGTTGGTGGCATCGGCAAGGCTGCCGATGCGATCCAGTGGCTGTTCGCCGACAACAATAGCAAGCTTGCGAACGCCTTCGCGCAGCACTGATCACAAGACGGCCACGTGATGTGGGGTCCGTTCAGCGCCGTTCGGGGCTTTCCAATATCGCCTTGAGCGATACTTTGGCCGAGCCCGGCTTCAGCGGCTTTTGCTGCGAGGCGTCGGGAGCCCAGCCGGACATCCACACGATCGAGAAACTCGCCCTGACACGGCCGTCGGCGTCCGAAAACCGTTCGCCATAGATTTCGGCGGCGCGGGCAAACAGCCTTCGCGTGCCCGGCCGCCTGCTGCGGTCGACGAGTGCGCTGGTTTCGCCCATGGCTCGCAGATCGGCGATCAGGCCAAACAGGCTGTCGTAGCGCACCGTCACCGTCTCGACATCGGTGACCGGCAGAGCCATGCCGGCGCGTTGCAGAAGTGCGCCTGCGTCGCGCACGTCGGTGAACGGAATGACGCGCGGGCTGGCGCCACCATAAAGTTCGGTCTCGGCGGCGAGCAGGCTTTCGCGCAATTCAAAGAGCGTGCCGGCGCCGGCAAAAGCACCGAGGAAAAGCCCGTCGGGCCGCAGCGCACGGCGAATCTGCACCAGCATGCCGGGAATGTCGTTCATTGCCTGCAGCGACAAGAGAGACACGACGAGGTCGAGGCTTTCCGGCTCGAACGGCACGGTTTCCAGCGGCGCCACCTGTCCTGGTCCGCCATCCAGAAACGCCGCGTCTGCCTCGACGCGCGCAATGTCTGCCACCTTGCCGCTTTCGGCGAGCACGTCGGCTGCGGCCGGCGTCTGGCAAAACAGCACGGCCGCCTTGCCGAATTTACGCTCGACCGCGCCCAGCCGGTCGGCAAGATCATCGGCAGTGCGGCGCATAAGGAAATCAGTGCCGCCAACAGGGCGCGCCAGGGCCCGGCGCTTGCGCGCCAGCCAGAGCGGGGTGTCGATTATGGGCTGCAACGATGAGTTCCTGTTTATCCGCACCGATCATGTGGTGTTATAGTGGCACGGAGACCAACCACGTGGCCGATCCCATGCCAGAGATCAAGAGTATTGCTCGAAGGGCATTGGATTGGTCGGCGCGCATCCTGTTTCCGCCGGTCTGCGCCGGCTGCCGCCGCCACGTCTCTCAACCGGGCGTGCTGTGCGGCACCTGCTGGCCGAAGCTCAGGCTGCTGGAGCGGCCATGGTGTGCGGTGATGGGCACGCCGTTTACCCACGACATGGGCGAGGGGTTCCTGTCCGCCGAAGCGATTGCCGACCCGCCGCCCTTCGACCGCGCGCGGGCGGCAGTGGCCTATTCGGGTGTCGCCCGCCAGATGGTGCAAGGGCTGAAGTACCAGGACCGCACGGATCTCGCGCCCTGGATGGCGCGCTGGATGCTGCGCGCCGGCGCCGAGTTGATCGCCGAGGCCGATGTGGTCGTGCCGGTGCCGCTGCATTGGCGGCGCTTTTTCCGGCGACAATTCAACCAGTCGGCCGAACTCGCAAGGGCGGTGTCGCAGCTCAGCGGCTTGCCTTTCTCGCCGCTGGCGGTCAGGCGCGTGAAGCTCACCCGCCAGCAGGTCGGGTTGGAGCGGCAGGAACGCGACGAGAATGTGCGCGCCGCCTTCCGCGTGCCCAATGAGGCGGAAATCCAGATCGCCGGCCGACGGGTGCTGCTGATCGACGATGTCTACACCACCGGCGCCACTGTGCGCGCGGTCACCAAGGCGCTGAAGAAGGGCGGTGCCGGTGCGGTCGACGTGCTGACTTTTGCGCGTGTGCTGCCGGGGGACTTTCGGGCCGACGAGTCCGCGACTATATAAGTCAGGATGTTGTTTTTGTGCATGTCGTTATCCCAGAACCGCTGCGCACTTCTGGGCGACATGCATAGCAGGATTGCTGACCGATGATCGATGTGACGATCTACACTCGGATGATGTGCGGCTATTGCGTGGCAGCCAAGCGGCTGCTCGAGCGCAAGGGCATCGCCTACACCGAGCACGACGCCTCCTTTTCGCCGGAACTGCGCCAGGAGATGATTTCCCGCGCGCATGGCCGCTCGACCTTTCCGCAGATTTTCATCGGCGACACGCATGTCGGCGGCTCCGACGATCTCCATGAACTGGAGGCCGAGGGCCGGCTGGACAGACTGCTCGCCAACGGTTCGACGACGTAAGGACAAGACCATGGGTGCTTTCAAGGCGGCGGCGATCCAGATGCGTTCGGGCGAGAGCCCGGAGCGCAACGCGGTCGATCTCGAGCGATTGGTGCGCGAGGCCGCTGGCTTGGGCGCGACCTATATCCAGACGCCGGAAATGACCGGTGCGCTGATCCGCGACAAGGAAGCCCGAGCCGCCTCTTTCACTTCCGAGGACAAGGACATCATTGTCTCCACCGCGCGCAAGCTAGCCAAGGAACTCGGCATCTTCCTGCATATCGGCTCGACCGCCATCCTGCGCGCCGACAGCAAGCTTGCCAATCGTGCGCTGCTGTTTGGGCCGGATGGCGCCACGATTGCCGTCTACGACAAGATCCACATGTTCGACGTCGATCTCGACAATGGCGAGAGCTGGCGCGAGTCCGCCGCCTATGAGCCCGGCACCGAGGCGGTCGTCACCGAAATCGGCGGCGCAAAGCTCGGCTTTGCCGTCTGCTACGATCTGCGCTTTCCGCAATTGTTCCGCGCCGAGGCGCTGGCCGGCGCCGATGTGCTTTCAGTGCCTGCCGCCTTCACCCGGCAGACCGGCGAGGCGCACTGGCATGTCCTGTTGCGGGCACGGGCCATCGAGAACGGCGCCCATGTCGTCGCCGCCGCCCAGGGCGGACTGCACGAGGACGGCCGTGAGACCTATGGCCATTCGCTGATCGTCGATCCGTGGGGCCGCATCATCGCCGAGGCCGCGCATGACGAACCTGCGGTGATCGTTGCCGAGATCGACCCGGCGCAGTCGCTTGCCGCGCGCAAGAAGATTCCCAATCTCAAGAATGCGCGGGATTTTGCCGTCAACGCCGGATCGGGCGAGGCGCCGCGTCTCAGGGGTGCGGCCTCGTGATCCGATTTTCCCTGATCTGCGAGCATGAGCACGAGTTTGAAGGCTGGTTTCGCAGCAACGACGATTTCGACACCCAGAAGAAGCGTGGCTTCGTCGATTGCCCGAACTGCGGCTCGCACAAGGTCGAGAAGGCGCTGATGGCGCCGGCGGTCTCCACTGGGCGCAAACAGGAAAAGATCGCGCTCGCCATGGGCGAGGCGCAAAAGCAGGCCTTGGCGCAATTGAAGGCCATGGCCGAGAAGGTGCGCGAGAACGCCGACTATGTCGGCGACAAGTTCGCCGAGGAAGCGCGCAAGATCCATTTCGGCGAAAGCGATCCGCGCGGCATCTATGGCGAGGCGACGGTTGACGAGGCCAAGAGCCTTGCCGAGGACGGCGTCGAGTTCATGCCGATTCCGAGCTTTCCCGACGACCGCAACTGAGCGGCCCAGCATTTCTTTTGTTTGACCATGATCTTGTCCGAAAACCGGTTTCCACTTTTCGGGATCATGGTCAGCTCGCGCTCCCGATCAATTTCTCGAGCAGGCGCGCGAGCGTCTCTTGTTCCGCGCGCGTCAGGCCAGAGAGTATCTCGTGCTCGTTGGCAACGTGAGCGGCGACCGCCTCGTTGATCAATGTGAGACCCTTGCCGGTCAGTTGCACCACCACTCCGCGCCGATCGCTGGGATGCGGCCCGCGCATGATCAATCCAGCCTTCTCAAGTCGATCGAGCCGGTTTGTCATGGCACCTGACGTCACCATCGTCGCTTCGTAGAGCGCGGTCGGCGTCAGCGCGTAGGGCGATCCGGAACGGCGCAGCGTCGCCAGCACGTCGAACTCCCCGGACTGCAGCCCGAAACGGGCAAACAGCGGCGTCAGGTGCTCTCGTGCGATCAACGACGAGGCTTCGCTCAACCGTCCAAGCACGGCCATCGGAGACACATCCAGATCCGGCCGTTCTCTTTTCCACTGCTCGATCGCCTTTGCTGCGCGATCCATTTATCTCACCGTTAAATATCTTGACGTTAAGAATCTTCGTATTATTTTACCTCAAGATGCAAAGCGGACCAAGAGCCGCAGTTAAACGATGGGCCGCGTGATGAAATTTCTCTGGGATTCGGCGCTCGGCCTTTTGATCGTCACCGGTAGCCTGCTCGGCCTGACGCTGCCATTCGGCAAGATCGCGACGGCAGCCGGCGTTCCGGCTATGGTCTGGGCCTTGGTCATTTCGCTCGGCGCCGGTGGCGTGCTTTTGTGCGTGTTGCTGGTGCGCGGCCAGCGCATCCGGCTTACTTCGCACAGGTTGCGCTATTTCTTCGTCACCGCGGCGGTGTCCTATGCCTTCCCCAATCTGTTGATGTTTTCGGCCATTCCGCACCTCGGCGCCGGATACACCGGCATCATGTTCACGCTGTCGCCGGTGATCACGCTGGTGTTCTCGATCCTGCTCGGTGTCCGGCGCCCCAACATGCTGGGCATCATCGGCATCGCCGTCGGCTTCGTCGGCGCGGTGATGGTGGCGATGACGCGCGGCGAAGCCGGCCAGCCGGCCGATTTCTTCTGGGTGGCGATTGGGCTGCTCATCCCGGTCAGTCTTGCCGCCGGCAACATCTATCGCACGATCGATTGGCCAGAAGGAACCGGGCCGATCGAACTCGCCGTCGGCAGCCATCTGGCGTCGGCTATCATGCTGCTTACAGGGGTTCTGGTCCTGCTGGGTGGCGGTGCGTTCGGCTCGCTCAGTGGCGTGCCGCTGGTGGTCATCGGTCAGGTCGCGTCGGCCTCGGCGATGTTCGCTTTCTTCTTCCGGCTGCAGGCGGTCGGCGGTCCGGTCTATCTCAGCCAGATCGGCTATGTGGCGGCTGCGGTCGGACTGTTTGCCGGGACGATCTTCCTGGGCGAGCACTATCAGCTGCTGACCTGGGCTGGCGCCGTCATCATCACCGCCGGCGTGTTCATCACCACGATGGCGCAGAGCCAAAAGGGTTGAACGTCCGGACCGCTGTCAAAGTTGGCTCGCGTCGAAGACTTTCCTGAGGGCCGGCGGGGCAACATTCCGCCAGGCCGTGCGGATTGCGCTGCGGAAAGTCTGCTCGTCGCAGGCATCGAGCATGATCGAGGTCCAGCCTTGTCGTCCCCAACCGCCGGGCACAGGCTTGAAAACCAAAGGTTCGGCGGCAGTCATGATCTCTTGCTGGTCGCGGTCGAACTTGACCACGGCGCGAGCGTCTTCAGGCAGCGACATGAAGATGCGATTGCGTACCCGGAAGTCGGCCTTGCCGAAATGCGACTTCTCGGCCGCTTCGGGAAGATCAAGCGCCAGCTCTCGGGCTCTGCCAGTGTTCACGGTCCAACAAGCCTCCGGATCGGCTCTCAGACGGAGCCCTTCTCCGCCAGCACCATGTAGTTGACGTCCATGTCCTTCGAGCGCTGCCAACGGTCGGCGAGCGGATGGTAAACGACGCCGGTGCGGTCGATGATGGTCAGGCCAGCGCTGCCGAGCGCCTTTTCGAGCTCTTCCGGCCGCACCAGCTTGCCGAACTGGTGGGTGCCACGCGGCAGCCAGCGAAGCACATATTCGGCGCCGATGATGGCCAGGCCCAGTGCCTTCAGCGTGCGGTTGATGGTGGCCACGAACATGATGCCGCCGGGCTTGACCATCTCGCCGCATTTGCCGACGAACAGGTCGATGTCGGCGACATGCTCGACCA containing:
- a CDS encoding MarR family winged helix-turn-helix transcriptional regulator, which codes for MDRAAKAIEQWKRERPDLDVSPMAVLGRLSEASSLIAREHLTPLFARFGLQSGEFDVLATLRRSGSPYALTPTALYEATMVTSGAMTNRLDRLEKAGLIMRGPHPSDRRGVVVQLTGKGLTLINEAVAAHVANEHEILSGLTRAEQETLARLLEKLIGSAS
- a CDS encoding carbon-nitrogen hydrolase family protein; this translates as MGAFKAAAIQMRSGESPERNAVDLERLVREAAGLGATYIQTPEMTGALIRDKEARAASFTSEDKDIIVSTARKLAKELGIFLHIGSTAILRADSKLANRALLFGPDGATIAVYDKIHMFDVDLDNGESWRESAAYEPGTEAVVTEIGGAKLGFAVCYDLRFPQLFRAEALAGADVLSVPAAFTRQTGEAHWHVLLRARAIENGAHVVAAAQGGLHEDGRETYGHSLIVDPWGRIIAEAAHDEPAVIVAEIDPAQSLAARKKIPNLKNARDFAVNAGSGEAPRLRGAAS
- a CDS encoding DMT family transporter yields the protein MKFLWDSALGLLIVTGSLLGLTLPFGKIATAAGVPAMVWALVISLGAGGVLLCVLLVRGQRIRLTSHRLRYFFVTAAVSYAFPNLLMFSAIPHLGAGYTGIMFTLSPVITLVFSILLGVRRPNMLGIIGIAVGFVGAVMVAMTRGEAGQPADFFWVAIGLLIPVSLAAGNIYRTIDWPEGTGPIELAVGSHLASAIMLLTGVLVLLGGGAFGSLSGVPLVVIGQVASASAMFAFFFRLQAVGGPVYLSQIGYVAAAVGLFAGTIFLGEHYQLLTWAGAVIITAGVFITTMAQSQKG
- a CDS encoding DUF1178 family protein: MIRFSLICEHEHEFEGWFRSNDDFDTQKKRGFVDCPNCGSHKVEKALMAPAVSTGRKQEKIALAMGEAQKQALAQLKAMAEKVRENADYVGDKFAEEARKIHFGESDPRGIYGEATVDEAKSLAEDGVEFMPIPSFPDDRN
- the grxC gene encoding glutaredoxin 3, producing the protein MIDVTIYTRMMCGYCVAAKRLLERKGIAYTEHDASFSPELRQEMISRAHGRSTFPQIFIGDTHVGGSDDLHELEAEGRLDRLLANGSTT
- a CDS encoding Flp family type IVb pilin translates to MKPLLQRFLEDETGATAIEYGLIVAVLSLAIVGGIGKAADAIQWLFADNNSKLANAFAQH
- a CDS encoding ComF family protein, which translates into the protein MADPMPEIKSIARRALDWSARILFPPVCAGCRRHVSQPGVLCGTCWPKLRLLERPWCAVMGTPFTHDMGEGFLSAEAIADPPPFDRARAAVAYSGVARQMVQGLKYQDRTDLAPWMARWMLRAGAELIAEADVVVPVPLHWRRFFRRQFNQSAELARAVSQLSGLPFSPLAVRRVKLTRQQVGLERQERDENVRAAFRVPNEAEIQIAGRRVLLIDDVYTTGATVRAVTKALKKGGAGAVDVLTFARVLPGDFRADESATI
- a CDS encoding MmcQ/YjbR family DNA-binding protein; the protein is MNTGRARELALDLPEAAEKSHFGKADFRVRNRIFMSLPEDARAVVKFDRDQQEIMTAAEPLVFKPVPGGWGRQGWTSIMLDACDEQTFRSAIRTAWRNVAPPALRKVFDASQL
- a CDS encoding methyltransferase domain-containing protein, whose protein sequence is MQPIIDTPLWLARKRRALARPVGGTDFLMRRTADDLADRLGAVERKFGKAAVLFCQTPAAADVLAESGKVADIARVEADAAFLDGGPGQVAPLETVPFEPESLDLVVSLLSLQAMNDIPGMLVQIRRALRPDGLFLGAFAGAGTLFELRESLLAAETELYGGASPRVIPFTDVRDAGALLQRAGMALPVTDVETVTVRYDSLFGLIADLRAMGETSALVDRSRRPGTRRLFARAAEIYGERFSDADGRVRASFSIVWMSGWAPDASQQKPLKPGSAKVSLKAILESPERR